From Pseudonocardia autotrophica, one genomic window encodes:
- a CDS encoding ATP-binding protein, translated as MASGGAPAGACRPGRRPALRPERSAPKRARGGLGVCTGSRIGRGSTFRKVLAGADGNAVHLFERECSVQRRGRQVVEILPAPTSDGAAVAAALTADHRCGDPDSGERGRGTL; from the coding sequence CTGGCGTCGGGTGGCGCTCCGGCGGGTGCCTGCCGCCCGGGGCGTCGACCGGCGCTGCGTCCGGAGAGGTCGGCGCCGAAGCGGGCTCGCGGCGGCCTCGGGGTCTGTACCGGTTCCCGAATCGGCAGGGGGTCGACGTTCCGGAAGGTCCTGGCCGGCGCCGATGGCAACGCTGTGCACCTGTTCGAGCGGGAATGCTCCGTGCAGCGCCGGGGCCGGCAGGTCGTCGAGATCCTTCCGGCGCCGACCTCTGATGGAGCTGCCGTAGCTGCGGCCCTGACCGCTGATCACCGATGCGGTGATCCCGACAGCGGTGAACGCGGCCGCGGCACGTTGTGA
- a CDS encoding MFS transporter yields MPTGDSSETEVRDRLRKKILWRISPFLGLMYLVNYLDRTNLAFAAPAGMNADLGLTAAMFGLASGIFFLGYLLFEVPSNLALHRYGARRWLARILVSWGMVASLMAFVPNAGSLYVMRLLLGIAEAGFAPGVLLYLTYWFTKRDRVRAMALFLVAIPLTSVIGAPIAGMLIQWGDSIIPGFAGWRFMILMTGLPAIVLGVICWFYLTDRPADAKWLTEHEKALLSADLAEEQGDTTKSHRVRDALLQPRVWLLGMMYFGVLYGMYAIGFFLPTIIAGFQETFGVEYSTLEVGLLTAVPYGFAAIGMVLWARHSDLSNEVVRHFAVPALVGAVGILIAMYANSPFLSMVGVTIAATGILSSMPPFWGMPTRLLTGAAAASGIALVNTLGNASGFLGPVLTGWLADVTGDNRSGMWVILAFLFLSAVVSIIVFRSMFSTPDRADEFEERTV; encoded by the coding sequence GTGCCGACTGGTGACAGCTCCGAGACCGAGGTTCGGGACCGCCTGCGCAAGAAGATCTTGTGGCGGATTTCTCCGTTCCTGGGGTTGATGTACCTGGTCAACTATCTGGATCGAACGAACCTGGCATTCGCAGCTCCGGCTGGAATGAATGCCGACCTGGGGCTCACCGCCGCCATGTTCGGCCTCGCATCGGGGATCTTCTTCCTCGGCTACCTGCTCTTCGAGGTTCCGAGCAACTTGGCGCTGCACCGGTACGGCGCGCGTCGGTGGCTGGCGCGGATCCTCGTGAGCTGGGGGATGGTCGCCTCTCTGATGGCCTTCGTGCCGAATGCCGGCAGTTTGTATGTGATGCGACTGCTGCTCGGTATCGCAGAGGCGGGATTCGCGCCGGGCGTATTGTTGTATCTGACCTATTGGTTCACGAAGCGCGACCGCGTCCGTGCGATGGCGCTCTTTCTGGTGGCGATACCTCTCACCTCCGTCATCGGTGCCCCTATTGCAGGAATGCTGATCCAATGGGGAGACAGCATCATTCCCGGCTTCGCCGGTTGGCGGTTCATGATTCTCATGACAGGACTCCCCGCAATCGTGCTCGGCGTCATCTGCTGGTTCTACCTCACCGACCGCCCCGCGGACGCGAAGTGGCTGACCGAACACGAGAAGGCCCTTTTGTCTGCGGATCTGGCCGAGGAGCAGGGTGATACCACGAAGTCCCACCGGGTGCGCGACGCGCTCTTGCAGCCGCGGGTCTGGCTCCTGGGCATGATGTATTTCGGCGTGCTCTACGGAATGTATGCGATCGGGTTCTTCCTGCCGACGATCATCGCAGGCTTCCAGGAGACCTTCGGAGTCGAGTACTCGACTCTCGAGGTCGGTTTGCTGACCGCTGTTCCTTACGGTTTCGCAGCGATCGGTATGGTTCTGTGGGCTCGGCACTCGGACCTGTCGAACGAGGTGGTCAGGCACTTTGCCGTTCCGGCTCTGGTGGGTGCGGTTGGCATCCTGATTGCGATGTATGCCAACAGTCCCTTCCTGTCGATGGTGGGCGTCACCATCGCCGCGACTGGAATCCTGAGTTCCATGCCACCCTTCTGGGGGATGCCGACCAGGTTGCTGACCGGAGCGGCCGCAGCCAGTGGGATCGCGTTGGTCAACACACTCGGAAACGCCTCGGGCTTTCTTGGTCCGGTGCTCACCGGGTGGCTCGCTGATGTGACAGGAGACAACCGCAGCGGAATGTGGGTGATCCTGGCCTTCTTGTTCCTGTCTGCGGTGGTGTCGATCATCGTGTTCCGGTCCATGTTCAGCACGCCGGACCGAGCCGATGAGTTCGAGGAGCGAACTGTCTGA
- the mmsB gene encoding 3-hydroxyisobutyrate dehydrogenase, with translation MSVIGFVGLGNMGGPMAANLVEAGYAVRGFDLGEEAKTRATQAGVTVVASATEAAEGADVLVTMLPRGEHVRSVLLGEHGPLTALKPGGLVIDASSIDVATSRDLHAAATDRGLLVLDAPVSGGVGGATNATLTFMIGGAEEALAAARPVLEAMGTKFFHVGAAGAGQAVKACNQMVVGASLVAVSEAFVLAERLGVSNQSLFDVLSTSSGNCWALHNFTPRPGLVEGSAADNDYAPKFASALLAKDLGLAAAAAESVGVELVVGCGAQQQVDKAAAVHGHLDSSVVIKSVGVTD, from the coding sequence ATGAGCGTCATCGGATTCGTCGGTCTGGGGAACATGGGCGGGCCCATGGCGGCGAACCTGGTCGAGGCCGGGTACGCGGTTCGAGGATTCGACCTCGGCGAGGAAGCGAAGACCAGGGCCACGCAGGCGGGGGTCACCGTCGTCGCCTCGGCCACCGAGGCCGCCGAGGGCGCAGATGTACTGGTGACGATGCTGCCGAGGGGCGAGCACGTGCGCAGCGTCCTGCTGGGCGAGCACGGTCCGTTGACCGCTCTCAAGCCTGGTGGGCTGGTCATCGACGCGTCCTCGATCGATGTCGCCACCAGCCGGGATCTGCACGCGGCGGCGACCGACCGGGGGCTGCTGGTGCTCGACGCACCGGTGTCCGGCGGTGTGGGCGGTGCGACCAACGCGACGCTGACCTTCATGATCGGCGGCGCGGAGGAGGCTCTTGCCGCGGCTCGCCCGGTCCTCGAGGCGATGGGCACGAAGTTCTTCCACGTCGGCGCGGCCGGCGCGGGTCAGGCCGTGAAGGCCTGCAACCAGATGGTCGTCGGCGCGAGCCTGGTCGCGGTGTCCGAGGCGTTCGTTCTCGCCGAGCGGCTCGGGGTGTCGAACCAGAGCCTCTTCGACGTTCTGAGCACCTCGTCGGGCAACTGCTGGGCCCTGCACAACTTCACCCCGCGCCCCGGCCTCGTCGAGGGCTCCGCCGCGGACAACGACTACGCGCCCAAGTTCGCCTCCGCCCTGCTGGCCAAGGACCTCGGGCTCGCCGCCGCGGCTGCCGAGAGCGTCGGCGTCGAGCTCGTCGTCGGCTGTGGGGCCCAGCAGCAGGTCGACAAGGCCGCCGCGGTCCACGGGCATCTCGACTCCTCCGTGGTGATCAAGTCCGTCGGCGTCACTGACTGA
- a CDS encoding aldehyde dehydrogenase family protein, with protein MSTTTPEFFNFVNGSWVGPRNGEWIDVVSPRNRQVIARVPRGAEKDVDDAVDAAGRAFPGWRDTAPRARGRLLQQIADAIEPHIERIARQIAEENGNALRTQARGEVQYAVDVFRYFGSVASETKGETIPLNAHVLDYSRREPIGVVGAIVPWNAPVQLASMKIAAALAAGNSLVLKAAEDAPLAVLEITRICADFLPAGVLNVLIGYGTEAGEALITHPAVRKLSFTGSTAVGKRVMAAAAERIVPVSLELGGKNPQIVFPDADEDWVAQGTVTGMRFVRQGQSCTAGSRLFVHRSIVDSFVEKVTGHLAKLKVGDPLDEATDMGAVVNQKQFDRVCSFIDEGLARNDARVAIGGRPPAEGPLSEGFYVEPTVFVGIENSWRIAQEEIFGPVMCVIPWDDEEEVVRMANDTHYGLSAFIWTHDIGKALRTAHSIDAGWVQVNQGGGQVLGQSYGGYKQSGIGREFSLEGMLEGFTERKHISVDTSR; from the coding sequence ATGAGCACGACCACCCCCGAGTTCTTCAACTTCGTCAACGGCAGCTGGGTCGGCCCGCGCAACGGCGAGTGGATCGACGTCGTCAGCCCCCGCAACCGCCAGGTGATCGCCCGCGTCCCGCGCGGCGCCGAGAAGGACGTCGACGACGCCGTGGATGCGGCCGGCCGGGCGTTCCCGGGCTGGCGCGACACCGCGCCGCGCGCCCGCGGCCGCCTGCTGCAGCAGATCGCCGACGCGATCGAGCCGCACATCGAGCGGATCGCTCGCCAGATCGCCGAGGAGAACGGCAACGCACTGCGGACCCAGGCCCGCGGGGAGGTCCAGTACGCCGTCGACGTCTTCCGCTACTTCGGCTCCGTGGCCAGTGAGACCAAGGGCGAGACGATCCCGCTCAACGCGCACGTGCTCGACTACTCACGGCGCGAACCGATCGGCGTCGTCGGCGCGATCGTGCCATGGAACGCCCCCGTGCAGCTCGCCTCGATGAAGATCGCCGCTGCGCTGGCGGCGGGCAACTCGCTGGTGCTCAAGGCAGCCGAGGACGCGCCGCTCGCCGTCCTGGAGATCACCAGGATCTGCGCCGACTTCCTCCCGGCCGGTGTGCTCAACGTGCTGATCGGCTACGGCACCGAGGCCGGCGAAGCACTGATCACCCACCCCGCCGTGCGCAAGCTGTCGTTCACCGGTTCCACCGCGGTGGGCAAGCGCGTCATGGCGGCCGCGGCCGAGCGGATCGTGCCGGTCTCGCTCGAACTCGGTGGCAAGAACCCGCAGATCGTCTTCCCCGACGCCGACGAGGACTGGGTCGCGCAGGGCACCGTCACCGGCATGCGCTTCGTGCGGCAGGGCCAGTCCTGCACCGCGGGATCGCGGCTGTTCGTGCACCGCTCCATCGTCGACTCGTTCGTCGAGAAGGTCACCGGCCACCTGGCGAAGCTCAAGGTCGGCGACCCGCTCGACGAGGCCACCGACATGGGCGCAGTGGTCAACCAGAAGCAGTTCGACCGGGTCTGCAGCTTCATCGACGAGGGCCTGGCGCGCAACGACGCGCGGGTCGCGATCGGTGGCCGCCCGCCGGCCGAGGGCCCGCTCTCGGAAGGCTTCTACGTCGAGCCCACCGTCTTCGTCGGCATCGAGAACTCGTGGCGGATCGCCCAGGAGGAGATCTTCGGTCCGGTCATGTGCGTGATCCCGTGGGACGACGAGGAGGAGGTCGTCCGGATGGCCAACGACACCCACTACGGGCTGTCGGCGTTCATCTGGACCCACGACATCGGCAAGGCGCTGCGCACCGCGCACTCGATCGACGCCGGCTGGGTCCAGGTCAACCAGGGTGGAGGCCAGGTGCTCGGCCAGTCCTACGGCGGCTACAAGCAGAGCGGCATCGGTCGGGAGTTCTCGCTCGAGGGCATGCTGGAGGGCTTCACCGAGCGCAAGCACATCTCCGTCGACACCTCCCGCTGA
- a CDS encoding enoyl-CoA hydratase/isomerase family protein, with product MNIDTFGRELGRVLREDPTPDLVTDRVAVQHVDDVAVVTLSKPEARNALSLAGWRRLFTVFTELQGRAGLRAVVVRGAGPDALAAGADITEFPRTRFGAAAATDYNESIARALRAVAAVPVPVIASIHGLAVGGGCELAAACDVRIASTAARFGIPIGKLGVTLGYTETSAVARLIGPAELKYLLFSGEIVTAAEAHRIGLAQRVVEPDELVDTVTALVSRIRAQAPVTIGAAKVVTDMAGRPLTDSDADLLSRLHIAAYDGPDLREGVAAFSERRAPVFHRKRED from the coding sequence ATGAACATCGATACCTTCGGCCGCGAGCTGGGACGGGTCCTGCGCGAGGACCCCACGCCCGATCTCGTCACGGACCGGGTGGCCGTGCAGCACGTCGACGACGTCGCGGTGGTGACCCTGTCGAAGCCCGAGGCCCGCAACGCACTGTCGCTGGCCGGCTGGCGACGCCTGTTCACCGTGTTCACCGAGCTCCAAGGCCGCGCCGGCCTGCGGGCCGTCGTCGTCCGCGGCGCCGGTCCGGACGCTCTCGCTGCCGGCGCCGACATCACGGAGTTCCCCCGGACCCGGTTCGGCGCCGCCGCGGCGACCGACTACAACGAGTCGATCGCACGGGCGCTGCGAGCGGTCGCCGCCGTGCCGGTGCCTGTCATCGCCTCGATCCACGGACTCGCCGTCGGTGGCGGGTGCGAGCTGGCGGCGGCCTGCGATGTACGGATCGCCTCCACCGCCGCCCGGTTCGGCATCCCGATCGGGAAGCTGGGCGTGACGCTGGGATACACCGAGACCTCGGCGGTGGCCCGGCTGATCGGACCGGCGGAGCTGAAGTACCTGCTGTTCAGCGGGGAGATCGTGACTGCCGCCGAGGCACATCGGATCGGGCTCGCGCAGCGGGTCGTCGAACCCGACGAGCTGGTCGACACCGTCACCGCGCTGGTCTCCCGGATCCGCGCACAGGCTCCGGTGACCATCGGCGCCGCCAAGGTCGTGACCGACATGGCCGGCCGGCCGCTCACCGATTCCGACGCCGATCTGCTGTCGCGGCTGCACATCGCGGCCTATGACGGACCCGATCTTCGTGAAGGGGTCGCGGCGTTCAGCGAACGCCGGGCCCCGGTCTTCCACAGAAAGCGAGAGGACTGA